The Deferrivibrio essentukiensis genome segment AATATCACAGATTTAAAGTTTTCTTCTTGTGTAGGATGCGAATCATGCAGAAAAGACAACGTATGCAAAAGATTTAATGATGATATGACAAGCATTTACAAAAAGATAATAGATTCTAAAGGTCTTCTTTTGGTTTCTCCGTTCTATAATTATAATATTACAGCATGGATGAAAGCATTCTTAGACAGACTATACTGCTTTTACGATTTTGAGTTGCCAAGGCCTGGAAGATGGGGAAGTAAATTATCAAATCAAAACAGGCTTGCTGTAACTGCTTCAGTGTGCGAGCAACTTGATGAGGAAGATATAAACTTTACACTAAGTGCAATGGATAAGCCTATGCAAGCTTTAGGCTATAAAGTCGTAAAAAATATAAAAGTATTAGGTTCTTTTGAAAAAAAGAGCATAATAAAAAACAAAAAAATATTGGATGAAATTGAAGCAGCCGGAAAAGAATTAGCTGAAAAATTGTTAACTAACTATTAGGAGTCAAAAATGCCACATCTACAATTTGAATTTAATTTCAAAATTTCAAAAGATGAAAAGGAATCCTTTTCTAAAAAAATCATGGCAATTTTTTCTGAAGTTATGGACACAGGGACTGGTCATATTGGCATAACTATAAGGGAATTTGAAAAGGGCTCACTTTTGATGGGCAGAATGAAAAATATTGATGAAAAGGTTGCTTTTATTAATGCTGATATTAGGGAAGGGAGAACCTTTGAGCAAAGAAGGCAACTTGCCTTAAAGTTTATGGATGAAATATACAACACATTTTCCGTGCCAAAAGAAAATATGTATCTTGTATTTACAGAACATAAAGGGGATGACTTTAATTTATATGAAAAAACACTGAAAAATTGGAAACCAGAGGAGGACCCTTTAAATGATTGAAATTTTAAGAAAAAGAAGGAGTGTAAGAAG includes the following:
- a CDS encoding flavodoxin family protein, which gives rise to MKNNFKPKNKVLAIVASPRKGGNSEIIADLFIKGVRALNLEDETINITDLKFSSCVGCESCRKDNVCKRFNDDMTSIYKKIIDSKGLLLVSPFYNYNITAWMKAFLDRLYCFYDFELPRPGRWGSKLSNQNRLAVTASVCEQLDEEDINFTLSAMDKPMQALGYKVVKNIKVLGSFEKKSIIKNKKILDEIEAAGKELAEKLLTNY
- a CDS encoding tautomerase family protein produces the protein MPHLQFEFNFKISKDEKESFSKKIMAIFSEVMDTGTGHIGITIREFEKGSLLMGRMKNIDEKVAFINADIREGRTFEQRRQLALKFMDEIYNTFSVPKENMYLVFTEHKGDDFNLYEKTLKNWKPEEDPLND